Proteins from a genomic interval of Chitinophagales bacterium:
- a CDS encoding ATP-binding protein — MYSRETENMEGLMRAYITKARIFKEQKHYAYSIEELTKGLKIAEAADLKGGQEAAYRLMADIHKLNGDYEKGCEYLEKFIKVNIQICNDKAQKTMGDLTLKYESEKKDLKIKQLYQQQKLLSSKNEELKLFASTASHDMKEPLRMIGSFSGLLRKRYENKLDENALEYLNIIENANQRMSLLLTDLLNYTIAGINTKAKQVISLNEVLLAVQQNLQLAIEEKGAIIEVENLPIIRAHQTDMIQLFQNLVANAIKFCVEEIPHIRIKVRELEDEWEVAIGDNGIGISTEHQAKIFELLTRLHSREEYEGTGIGLAICKKIVKQYGGEIWVESELGKGTIFFFTLPIH, encoded by the coding sequence TTGTATAGTAGAGAAACCGAAAATATGGAAGGTTTGATGCGGGCTTACATCACAAAGGCACGGATTTTTAAAGAACAAAAACACTATGCATATAGTATTGAAGAACTGACAAAAGGGTTAAAAATTGCAGAAGCAGCCGACTTAAAAGGTGGACAAGAAGCGGCTTATCGCTTGATGGCAGATATTCATAAATTGAACGGAGATTATGAAAAAGGCTGTGAATATTTGGAAAAATTTATCAAAGTGAATATTCAAATTTGCAATGATAAGGCGCAAAAAACGATGGGGGATCTTACCTTAAAATACGAATCAGAAAAAAAAGATTTGAAGATTAAACAATTATATCAACAACAAAAATTATTGAGTAGTAAAAATGAAGAATTGAAATTGTTTGCAAGTACCGCATCGCATGATATGAAAGAACCGCTACGAATGATTGGTAGTTTTAGTGGTTTACTTAGAAAACGCTATGAAAACAAATTGGATGAAAATGCTTTGGAGTACTTAAACATTATCGAAAATGCTAACCAACGTATGAGTCTATTGCTAACTGATCTACTCAATTACACCATTGCAGGAATCAATACGAAAGCCAAGCAGGTGATTTCTTTGAACGAAGTGCTTCTGGCTGTTCAGCAAAATTTGCAATTAGCTATTGAGGAAAAAGGAGCAATAATTGAAGTAGAAAATTTACCAATCATTAGGGCGCATCAAACAGATATGATACAATTGTTTCAAAACCTTGTTGCGAATGCTATCAAATTTTGTGTGGAAGAAATACCACATATCCGTATAAAAGTGAGGGAGTTAGAGGATGAATGGGAGGTTGCTATTGGTGACAATGGAATTGGTATCTCTACTGAACATCAAGCCAAAATTTTTGAACTCCTTACCCGTTTACATTCTCGTGAAGAGTATGAAGGAACAGGCATCGGGCTGGCTATCTGCAAAAAGATTGTAAAACAATACGGAGGAGAAATCTGGGTAGAATCGGAACTGGGAAAAGGAACTATTTTCTTTTTTACCCTACCGATTCACTGA
- a CDS encoding transposase has translation MIDNLIETVRSNFEEIKDHRASNSTYTLVNLLMTGFAMFSLKDPSLSHFRGLYPIRSANLERVYGIDSLPSDIALREGLDGVSPSDLQSKFKAPIDLLSKKGVFKSRYVLDGYVAIPFDATGHYCSNKKGCPQCLVKNHKNGKQTFYHQLLGAAAVHPKQSTVFPIACEAIVQQDGNQKNDCELNACKRLIPKVRKMLPNEKIIAIFDALYPNGFHIKELEKEDMRYVIGIKGQSYVNIQVQRLREAGKLQSRTWQKDNKTCTAYFTNGLILNGTHLDVKTNYFEYKEVDNQTGKQVFYSTWITDIPINEQNIEELVAVARARWKIENETFNTLKNQGYHLEHNYGHGKKHLTTNFALLTFLAFLVDQIAQHMDTYFQKAKATCGTFKAFWERIRGIFYLIPVKSMRAIYKFICLNKQLNIVPLE, from the coding sequence ATGATAGATAATTTAATCGAAACAGTACGTAGTAATTTTGAGGAAATAAAAGACCATAGAGCATCTAATTCGACCTATACTTTGGTAAATTTACTAATGACAGGTTTTGCAATGTTTTCTCTCAAAGACCCTTCCTTATCGCACTTTCGAGGGCTATACCCTATTCGTTCAGCCAACCTTGAAAGAGTGTATGGTATAGATTCATTACCTTCAGACATAGCTCTTCGAGAAGGCTTAGATGGTGTAAGTCCATCCGATTTGCAATCGAAATTCAAAGCTCCAATTGATTTATTATCAAAAAAAGGAGTGTTTAAAAGCCGTTATGTTTTAGATGGTTATGTAGCAATTCCTTTCGATGCGACGGGTCATTATTGCTCAAATAAAAAAGGTTGTCCTCAGTGTTTGGTAAAAAATCATAAGAATGGGAAACAAACATTTTATCATCAATTATTGGGAGCCGCAGCGGTACATCCTAAGCAATCTACTGTTTTTCCAATTGCTTGTGAAGCAATCGTTCAGCAAGATGGAAATCAGAAAAATGATTGTGAGTTGAATGCTTGTAAACGCTTGATTCCTAAGGTGCGTAAAATGTTACCCAACGAGAAAATCATTGCTATATTTGATGCCTTATACCCCAATGGTTTTCATATCAAGGAGTTAGAAAAAGAAGATATGCGATATGTGATTGGCATTAAAGGTCAAAGTTATGTCAATATTCAGGTTCAAAGACTTCGGGAAGCAGGCAAGTTACAAAGCCGTACTTGGCAAAAAGACAATAAAACCTGTACTGCCTACTTTACAAATGGTCTTATTTTGAATGGAACTCACTTAGATGTTAAAACCAACTACTTTGAATATAAAGAAGTAGATAATCAAACAGGAAAGCAAGTTTTCTATAGCACTTGGATAACAGATATACCTATTAATGAGCAGAATATAGAGGAATTAGTTGCAGTAGCCAGAGCCAGATGGAAAATCGAAAATGAAACTTTCAATACCTTGAAAAATCAAGGCTATCATTTAGAGCATAATTATGGGCATGGAAAAAAGCATTTAACGACCAATTTTGCCTTGCTGACATTCTTAGCATTTTTAGTCGACCAAATAGCTCAACATATGGATACTTATTTTCAAAAAGCAAAGGCTACTTGTGGAACTTTCAAAGCTTTTTGGGAGAGAATTAGGGGGATTTTCTATCTAATTCCAGTGAAATCAATGAGGGCAATTTATAAATTTATTTGCCTTAATAAGCAGTTAAATATAGTTCCTTTAGAGTAA
- a CDS encoding tetratricopeptide repeat protein produces the protein MTTIIKAPNIHTYTEVELIKKIQQIDIYSLESYQEAKFLLKLSSEYNYTIAVIKAYCAIGYIYTLRAEYELARAAFSKALIIFEDTKQSTLLNENEKLKLEMQLEGGIGNTYALQNSIALALPYYYKALQIAEKIEDGQQISNYLSNIGTIHVKNFNVDRGLSYFMRAKDVILKEKVKRNLDSLYCNIATCFFEKKADKETFLYLQKALEAASETKNKNTIAIIYINYADLYVMNKEYELALKSAILGL, from the coding sequence TTGACTACTATCATAAAAGCCCCCAATATCCATACATATACCGAAGTAGAGTTGATAAAAAAAATACAGCAAATCGATATCTATTCACTTGAAAGTTATCAGGAAGCTAAATTTTTGTTGAAACTTAGTAGTGAGTATAATTATACAATTGCTGTCATAAAGGCTTATTGTGCAATAGGGTATATCTACACACTAAGAGCTGAATATGAATTAGCAAGAGCTGCTTTTTCCAAAGCTTTAATCATTTTCGAAGATACCAAACAATCAACTTTACTTAATGAAAATGAAAAATTAAAGCTGGAAATGCAGTTAGAAGGAGGTATAGGTAATACCTACGCACTGCAAAATTCTATTGCTTTGGCACTTCCTTACTACTACAAAGCATTGCAAATTGCAGAAAAAATAGAAGATGGGCAACAAATTTCTAATTATCTAAGCAATATCGGCACAATCCATGTTAAAAATTTCAATGTAGATAGAGGGCTATCCTATTTTATGAGGGCTAAGGATGTAATACTCAAAGAAAAAGTAAAGCGAAATTTGGATTCATTGTATTGCAATATCGCAACTTGTTTTTTTGAAAAAAAAGCAGATAAAGAGACTTTCCTTTATCTACAAAAAGCCTTAGAAGCTGCAAGTGAGACAAAAAATAAGAACACAATTGCCATCATCTACATAAATTATGCTGATTTGTATGTGATGAATAAAGAATATGAGTTGGCACTAAAATCAGCTATTCTCGGTTTATAA
- a CDS encoding PaaI family thioesterase has translation MQNKSIQEYMTGNVCFGCGKENHDGLQIDSYWQDNDETVCIWHSQPKYQGWKGILNGGILASLIDCHCMGTAMAAAYKSENRRLDTEPEYRYATGTLSIKYLLPTPNDKAIELRAKVLEMKGKKVTIHCDVWAEGHKTAEANVIAIRVFDSSQSIDSAFAQ, from the coding sequence ATGCAAAATAAATCAATTCAGGAATACATGACAGGCAATGTCTGCTTTGGTTGCGGCAAAGAAAACCACGATGGACTTCAAATAGATAGTTATTGGCAGGACAATGACGAAACGGTTTGTATATGGCATTCACAGCCCAAATATCAAGGATGGAAAGGCATCCTGAACGGCGGTATTTTGGCAAGCCTCATTGACTGTCATTGTATGGGGACGGCTATGGCAGCAGCCTATAAGTCCGAAAATCGCAGATTGGATACAGAGCCGGAATACCGCTATGCCACAGGCACACTTTCTATTAAATACCTACTGCCCACACCTAATGATAAGGCGATAGAATTAAGGGCAAAAGTATTGGAAATGAAAGGGAAAAAAGTCACTATTCACTGTGATGTATGGGCAGAAGGTCACAAAACAGCCGAAGCCAATGTGATAGCTATTCGAGTTTTTGACAGTAGCCAAAGCATAGATTCTGCATTTGCCCAATAA